The Lactuca sativa cultivar Salinas chromosome 2, Lsat_Salinas_v11, whole genome shotgun sequence genome includes a window with the following:
- the LOC111896301 gene encoding F-box/LRR-repeat protein At3g48880 has product MEHDETTKWEELDIDILVKIFQRFDVFELTSGIGHICSTWRLAACDPLLWKTLDLSMLRSNFIKIPLEPYVYVDGRSDKQLTRLLKIALNLSRGSITTLIFHFNLYVSDDQLTYTAERTPNLKRLVLPAWNRIKRTGICKAISKWNNLESLTMPSIANPPYFMEEISKHCKKFSELKIMGPCDMLCVQTLIRCVPNLKVLSLRVSIVYKDALLLILNGLKNLEVLNISHSLIIDAPPPPATRKVVTELDDSIFKKASRLRQFLTCMDDESCIMCHRMKLDEGLVRWYKYEEGLWKEDEVKSLAV; this is encoded by the exons ATGGAACATGATGAAACGACAAAGTGGGAGGAGTTAGATATTGACATTCTGGTGAAGATATTTCAAAGGTTTGATGTTTTTGAGTTGACTTCTGGTATCGGTCATATCTGCAGCACATGGCGTTTAGCTGCTTGTGATCCCCTATTATGGAAAACTCTTGATTTATCAATGTTGAGATCCAACTTCATAAAGATTCCCCTCGAGCCTTATGTTTATGTCGATGGAAGATCCGATAAACAACTCACACGGCTTTTGAAGATCGCTCTGAATCTTAGCCGTGGAAGCATTACAACTTTGATCTTCCATTTCAATCTCTACGTCAGCGATGATCAGTTGACCTACACCGCTGAAAG GACGCCAAATCTGAAGCGCTTGGTGTTACCTGCATGGAACCGTATAAAAAGGACGGGTATATGCAAGGCTATTAGCAAGTGGAATAATCTCGAATCCCTCACAATGCCAAGCATAGCGAATCCACCTTATTTCATGGAAGAAATCTCAAAGCACTGCAAGAAGTTTTCAGAACTCAAAATCATGGGGCCATGTGACATGTTATGCGTGCAGACACTCATCCGTTGTGTCCCTAACCTAAAAGTGCTAAGCCTTCGTGTCTCCATTGTGTACAAGGACGCCCTTTTATTGATCCTAAACGGGTTAAAGAACCTTGAAGTGCTCAACATATCTCATTCTCTCATCATAGATGCCCCTCCACCACCTGCAACTCGCAAAGTGGTGACCGAGCTCGATGATTCGATTTTCAAGAAGGCTTCAAGGTTGCGACAGTTCTTGACATGCATGGATGATGAATCGTGTATCATGTGTCACAGAATGAAGCTTGATGAAGGGCTTGTGAGGTGGTACAAGTATGAAGAAGGGCTGTGGAAGGAAGATGAGGTAAAAAGTCTTGCGGTTTGA